The sequence below is a genomic window from Aspergillus nidulans FGSC A4 chromosome V.
GGGATGAAAGTCCTGTACCAAATGTAGGAATTCCCCTAGCATGAAGACCACATCGCTTTCCGTGATAACTTCGGGGGATTTGGTGAGGTAGACGGCGAGGGTGAAAAGGAAAACGGCGTGTGCCTTGATCAGGGTTttggaagagaggaagcCCATACTGGGCGGGACGAGTCAAGAGCGATGACAGGAATGAAAGAACTGTATATAGATTCAACTTGCTGTCTCCGTACCGAGTTGTGTAAGGTGAAGCTCTTCCCCGTAGCTCCGGTATCTTTTTTGCTCCCCTTAGAGGTGTGGGGTCGAGCTACCTACATGGATCATCATTattcttcctccaccaagaaaagcaagagagTCATGAAAGTTCTTTAACAACCGTGGGAAACTCAGATACTGCTCCTCAACTTAATATTCGTTTCTTTAGTTCATTTCGATCTGCTTGACTTTCCTTCAGAGAGCTGAGAGTCAGCCATGTCGGAAGCTGTGTTTACGAAAGACCGCCATGTCACATTCTTCCTTCGATGCCTCAAGACATTCTTACCGGGTTTATATACATCAAATGACTCCAATCGCAtgctcctcgccttctttaTCGTCGCAGGACTTGACCTCCTTGGCGCATTAGAGAGCAAAACAACACCCGAGGAAAGACAAGGTTATATCGAGTGGATATACCAGTGTCAGGTACCCTCAGGCGGCTTTCGAGGGTTTACTGGGACAGATTTTGGTACAGAGCTACGGACGCCGGAGAACGAAGCATGGGACCCTGCAAATGTGCCCTCGACCTTTTTTGCGCTAGTTATACTCCTTATCTTGGGTGATGATCTGTCGAGGGTGAAGCGGACGGAGTGTCTGAAATGGCTTCGTAAGATGCAGCGACCAAATGGAAGTTTTGGTGAGGTTCTTGGCCCTGATGAAAGCGTTGAAGGTGGCGGCGATTTGCGGTTCTGTTGTTTTGCTGCCGGTACTCGGTATATTCtgagaggaagacgagataCCGGCCTTGATGGTATTGAAGATATAGACGTGGGGAAGCTCGTGGCTTTCATTGTGTCCTGTCAGGTGCGATTTTATAACCCCCTCTACGTCATCTTTACTGAGTCTGTGCAGGCATATGATGGTGGAATGGCGGAGGGTCCGTATTGTGAAGCACACTGTACGTCAAACCGCACTATTCAATTACTAAGGCATTAACTTATTCGGACATTTCCAGCCGGCCATACATATTGTGCCGTAAACACCCTGACGTTCTTAAACCGTGTATCAGACGACTCATGGCGAGTACCGCTCGTCTCGCCCGGTTCTCACCAGTTCGAATCACTTGTCCGCTGGCTGGTATCGAGACAAACAAATGAATtgggagatgaagacgaagacgaagacgaagacgaagacgatgaaaaggaggaggatgatgttgatgactCGAACAGCCCAACAAATGTTGTTCAGGGTCTATCGGAGGCGGTAAATGAACTTGATCTGAACAACAGCATTGACGCGCTTCCCATTATTCTGCCACCGGGGGAAGAATCTTTACAATGGGCTGGCTTTAATGGACGGTGCAATAAGTATGCGGATACCTGTTATTCATTCTGGAATGCAGCAACGCTGGATGTAAGAGCCTATGAGGATCTACCGGATGAAGCTTTGGCTAATACTCAGCTATAGATGCTAGGCAGACTGTCGATGGTTGATGCAGAGCGGAACAGGCGATActtgctgcagaagacgCAGCATCTTGTTGGCGGTTTTGGGAAAAGCGTGGGAGAGCTACCAGGTAAATCAATAAGTCATCGTTCTACGTCTTTCGTGCTGACTGACATTCCGGACAGACCTACTACACTCTTATTTTGGAATGGTCTCACTCGCTTTCCAAGGTGAACAGGGGCTTGACAGTGTCGATTCTGCGCTTTGTGCTACCCACCGGACAGTACGGCGTTTACACAGTCTGCCTTGGTGGCAGGAGAACGAATGACCTAATCAGTCTGCCTCTCACTCCTTTCTTTAAAGCTTCAATATTGATATCCCGATCTACTTTTCATGAAAATCCAACCAGTGACCTTAAGTAGTGCTCGAGTGAAACATCCCAATTGGAGCTTGATGTGGTGTTCGAAACATTGTTCGAGAAGGCAACTTGGAAAAGCCAAGGAGTCCAAGCCCTTCTCCACAGTGGCCGCTGCGCACGGAGATCCAGAATACTCCCGACTTGTGGTGCAGTAATCTCATGCGATCCAGAAACAAACCAATCAATTCAGGCTTAGGGGCACTTTACAGAAATACGAAGAGGGCTTGCTAACTGCAAAACCTACCACCCGTACATCGGCGGTAGACTAGTGAAGACTAGTGAAATATGTCATCAACGCCCGTTGCTAATTTTGATCAGGGGCGAATCCACCACGGGAAGTAGTCTACTAGTCGAGGCGTTTGAGGACTCAGCGAGCTCTCGTCCTTTGGCAAGCATTTTGTCGTTCGTCTATGGCGCCATTAGTAATTTCGCGGAGCACTCCTGCTTGGCTTAGCGTAGTGAAGATTAACAGTACATTGAAGTAACCAATACACCAAATATGTCTGTCCTCCACGTTGTTCAGAGCTCTGATTAGACGTTCCCAGACGTTTCCATAGTACATAGCTTATAGCCCGTCAATTTAATTCAGTCAGGGAATCCAATAACTGTCCACGATTTTAGCCAATCTAATCGAATGGATAAATTACAGAGTACTGTATACAGAATCGAGTACTTCTGTTAACGCAATGAGTTATGTCCCGAGTAGCCGCAGTTGTACGGAGTATGTAATTGTCTCGTTTCATTTGAGGCTGTTCTATCTTTCCCTCAGCCACAGCTCAAAGCTGCAATCTCCTCACGCTCGTCTCTCCTTACCTTTGTCCCCCTCAGTCTTTCTTGATTGTATACTCCTTAAGTATTTTCCGTGTGTTGAGCAAGTCGAGTTACATCACCGTGCTTCGCCTCCCGCCACCCGCGTCggttcctgttcctgtctTTCCATTCCAGAATCGCAGAAAAGTCATCCTCCGAGGCTGTGACGACGACCCCAATCTGATTTCATCGCATGATTCTTCCCATCAACCCGCCGCAAGAAAAATAATTGACCTCATTCAAATCGCTTACAAACAATCaactttcatcttctcgaTAGTTGTTCGTGCGGCAACCGTTCTGCTTCGCCATCCGGAACTAGCCCCCGATCGAACTCGTCCGCCGACCCCTTAGAATAACATCTCGCTCCTTACAATACGGGTTCATTGGTCTCCGTCCCTCTTGTCGTTGGATGGCGGCCTTAAAATATACACAATCGACCGGCAATCAATCACTGTCCTATATAACAGGCATATCTTTCTCCGCAGACTTCCTTGGGGCGTGCGGAGGTTCCTTCGAAACACATGCCGCCTCCTAGAACGAGAGCGGAGGTTCAAGCCcagaagcaaaaggagaAGCTTGCCCAATCCTATAATGAACTCCTAAAGTAAGGCTTATCTTCATTTATCCCTAGGCTTGCTGCGCAAAACCGTGTCTGACCATCCCTGCTATTTAGAGAGTTCTCCTCAAAAGACCTCCGACATGTTGGAAACTATACACTGGGCAGATTAATAGGAAAAGGTTCCTTCGGCAAAGTCTATCTCGCCTCGCATAAACTTACCAACCACTCAAAGGTACCTGCAGAGCTATCCACCAAGCCGTCACGGTTTATGCTGATCATGTTTAGGTCGTGCTGAAGTCGTCGGACAAGGAGGATACAAACCTGGCACGagagattcatcatcatcgtcaattcCTTCATCCCCATATTGCGCGCCTTTACGAAGTAATCGTGACTGAAAAGCTTGTTTGGCTGGTTCTCGAATATTGCCCTGGTATGAGCTGCGCTTGCGCGACCATATGCTTGATGTAACTAACAACAGCTAGGTGATGAACTGTATAATTATCTTTTGCGGAATGGGCCGTTGCCCATTGACAAAGTCAAAAAGATATTTACTCAGCTTGTTGGGGCCGTGTCATACGTTCACAGCAAGCAGTGCGTTCACCGTGACCTAAAGCTAGAGAATATCTTACTTGACAAGCACGAGAATGTGAAGCTTTGCGATTTCGGATTCACCAGGGAATACGAGGGAAAAGCAAGCTATCTTCAGACTTTCTGCGGCACCGTGTGCTACAGCGCCCCCGAAATGCTCAAGGCCGAGAAATACGCTGGCGAAAAGGTGGATGTCTGGAGCTTAGGCATTATTCTTTATGCGCTTATTGCAGGAGAGCTCCCTtacgacgatgacgacgaccaGGTTACCAAAGCGCGGATTTTGAACGAAGAACCGAAATTTAATGACAAATTCCCCGACGACGCCAAGGCGCTCATAAACCTGCTCCTTTCTAAGCGGCCTCTTCTCCGGCCTAGTTTGGACGAAGTTCTCGCCCACCCATTCCTATCCGAGTATGCTGCTGAACAGCTAGCAATTCTGAAGCTTCCTCGGCCGCCGCCCTTTTCGACATCTCTAGAGAAAACCACTCTACATCGAATGAAAAGCGCGGGAATCAATATTGACGATGTTGTAGATAGTGTCATGGCTCAGCGCTGTGACGCGCTTGCCGGTTGGTGGGCTCTTCTAATAGAGAAGGAGCAGCggaaagaagcgaagagagaaagaaaacgacGAGAGCGggatgcagaagcaaagaataTTCGCCGTCTAAGCGCAGCGAGCAGTCGCTTGGAAAAAATCTCGGCTGCGCTAGTTGaggtggacgaagagggcTATTCGACCGCTCCCTTACATGAACGTGGTCGAAGGGATCGCCGGAGTCTACCCTCCCAGCTTGCCGTCCCTGAATTACCAATGCTCCCGGAGCCACCTCTACAATCTCACAATCTCACCAcaccaccgcctcctcctccagtcgACAAAGACTCAATTCGCTCCCACAGCTCCACCCGCCGTCTCCCTCCCGCGCCGCCACCCAAGGATCGAAGGCGATCACGCCCCAGCACACTTCATGCATCGGCATCTCAACCTGAGTTAGCTCAGCATGGTGGAATTTTCAGAAGACGGACCGGGCGCCGCCAATACCCAATTATCAGCCAACTAGCTTCCCTTAAGCATTGGTTTGTGGAATCCGCGAAGAGAGCCAAGTCTCCACATCCCAAGTCCGCTGGTGGTACGTCTCGCAAGTTCCTGTCAGAAAAGTTGAGCCCTGCAAAGGGCCAGGAAGGGACAAAAAAGACGACCTTGGCCGTTTCAACCACCGGCCAGCCGAACGACCTGGCCACGCCGACCCAGATAAAACGTGCATCAAACGCAAGTAGTCTGGCTCCCAGTAGCGCATCATATCCCCATCGCCGTCACTCTTACCCCAGGCAACCCCGGCCATTGAGCACCGGTGCGAGCCATCGTAACTCGCTATCGCCGTCCCCGCTCACTCCAAGAGGCTCATATCGACGGTCTTCAGTTGGTCTAAGGGGCCGCAAATCGACGTCCTCATCTGTATCTTCCATTCGAAGTATCCATCACGGTCATTCTCGTTCGAAAGCttcgtccatatcctctAACAGCATTGGTTCTGCGACGACACCAACCGCTCGGGTTGCAAAATCTCCTCATACGTCGGTCAAAGTGTTACCAACAACCCCAGGCGCATCTGCGCGTTTTCCAACTAATATCCGGCTAGTTCGAAATCCAGGCCATGGGCTGCGAGACTTGGATGAGCCTGATGGTGTGCCCACTTCATCCTAcaatgaagctgctcctgcGCCCTTGTTATATTCTCCGTCGTCAAGCCTTGTTTTCGCTCGGCGAAAACGGTCTACTTTCAAGGGGCCAATGCTTCATGTTGCTAATCTAGTGGCATCCGGTGGAATGGCATCGGAATGTCCTAACGGGGATGTCAGAATGGACGTTCCCGCTATTAAAGCAGCTCGACCCACGACGCGGAAGAGCCAGattatcgaggaagaagaggaccCAGAGGACGAATATGAAGAAGTGGATGCGTTCACTGGGACTGAGGAAGAACCCGCCTCTCCTACCGGCGTAGTCAGCTCAGAGCTCTCAGATTCCGATCATGCCCACAGCCGCGGCCAGCCCGTCCTGGAACCTGCTCCTGATCTTGACTCAAGCCCTCTTCGGCCTCCGCGCTCCTCTTCGCTGAGAACAACGTCACGAGACCCGGTTCTCGGCTCTGACGATTCTGACCAAGCTGCGTTGA
It includes:
- the cdc43 gene encoding protein geranylgeranyltransferase type I subunit CDC43 (transcript_id=CADANIAT00003299): MSEAVFTKDRHVTFFLRCLKTFLPGLYTSNDSNRMLLAFFIVAGLDLLGALESKTTPEERQGYIEWIYQCQVPSGGFRGFTGTDFGTELRTPENEAWDPANVPSTFFALVILLILGDDLSRVKRTECLKWLRKMQRPNGSFGEVLGPDESVEGGGDLRFCCFAAGTRYILRGRRDTGLDGIEDIDVGKLVAFIVSCQVRFYNPLYVIFTESVQAYDGGMAEGPYCEAHSGHTYCAVNTLTFLNRVSDDSWRVPLVSPGSHQFESLVRWLVSRQTNELGDEDEDEDEDEDDEKEEDDVDDSNSPTNVVQGLSEAVNELDLNNSIDALPIILPPGEESLQWAGFNGRCNKYADTCYSFWNAATLDMLGRLSMVDAERNRRYLLQKTQHLVGGFGKSVGELPDLLHSYFGMVSLAFQGEQGLDSVDSALCATHRTVRRLHSLPWWQENE
- a CDS encoding non-specific serine/threonine protein kinase (transcript_id=CADANIAT00003300), with the protein product MPPPRTRAEVQAQKQKEKLAQSYNELLKLIGKGSFGKVYLASHKLTNHSKVVLKSSDKEDTNLAREIHHHRQFLHPHIARLYEVIVTEKLVWLVLEYCPGDELYNYLLRNGPLPIDKVKKIFTQLVGAVSYVHSKQCVHRDLKLENILLDKHENVKLCDFGFTREYEGKASYLQTFCGTVCYSAPEMLKAEKYAGEKVDVWSLGIILYALIAGELPYDDDDDQVTKARILNEEPKFNDKFPDDAKALINLLLSKRPLLRPSLDEVLAHPFLSEYAAEQLAILKLPRPPPFSTSLEKTTLHRMKSAGINIDDVVDSVMAQRCDALAGWWALLIEKEQRKEAKRERKRRERDAEAKNIRRLSAASSRLEKISAALVEVDEEGYSTAPLHERGRRDRRSLPSQLAVPELPMLPEPPLQSHNLTTPPPPPPVDKDSIRSHSSTRRLPPAPPPKDRRRSRPSTLHASASQPELAQHGGIFRRRTGRRQYPIISQLASLKHWFVESAKRAKSPHPKSAGGTSRKFLSEKLSPAKGQEGTKKTTLAVSTTGQPNDLATPTQIKRASNASSLAPSSASYPHRRHSYPRQPRPLSTGASHRNSLSPSPLTPRGSYRRSSVGLRGRKSTSSSVSSIRSIHHGHSRSKASSISSNSIGSATTPTARVAKSPHTSVKVLPTTPGASARFPTNIRLVRNPGHGLRDLDEPDGVPTSSYNEAAPAPLLYSPSSSLVFARRKRSTFKGPMLHVANLVASGGMASECPNGDVRMDVPAIKAARPTTRKSQIIEEEEDPEDEYEEVDAFTGTEEEPASPTGVVSSELSDSDHAHSRGQPVLEPAPDLDSSPLRPPRSSSLRTTSRDPVLGSDDSDQAALNASPKSVVSGKRSLYSGVDAAK